The sequence TAAAATTAAACTGATTTACGAATTCAATCCCGGATCGCCTCTTTTTGCCCGCGTCGGCAAGATATTGCTCGACGAAGGAAAACCGCATGAGGCGATTGAAATTCTGAACGGGGGATTGGAACAATACCCCGATTATCCTACCGCTTATTACATTAGAGCCGTCGCATATGCTTATTCGGGCAAAATTAAAGAAGCCAAAGAGGATGTTCATAAGGCTTCCTCATTATACGAAAACGCTATGTCCGGAAATTATTATCTTGAGATGATAGAGAAGATAGAGAATGATATTAAATCTCTGGACGAACTGAAAGTGCACGAATTTATCGCTGACGAAAACGGCGGAAAAAATTCCATTGA comes from Melioribacter roseus P3M-2 and encodes:
- a CDS encoding tetratricopeptide repeat protein produces the protein MNKKITEDKIKLIYEFNPGSPLFARVGKILLDEGKPHEAIEILNGGLEQYPDYPTAYYIRAVAYAYSGKIKEAKEDVHKASSLYENAMSGNYYLEMIEKIENDIKSLDELKVHEFIADENGGKNSIEDKLEELAEELSKARIKYNPDAGEDTVVSVPEIPKTRIVTETMAKIYEAQRNYKDAIAVYKDLAKSNPEKADYFKRKIEEINRIIDTGLV